DNA sequence from the Bacteroidales bacterium WCE2008 genome:
TCCTCCCTCAGGGTGAGGCCGGCGACAACGTAGGTCTTCTCCTCCGTGGTGTCGACAAGAAGGAAGTCAAGAGAGGTGAGGTTGTTGCCGCTCCTGGTTCAATCACTCCTCACACCGAGTTCGTAGCACAGATCTACGTCCTCAAGAAAGAAGAGGGTGGACGTCACACTCCATTCCACAACCACTACCGTCCTCAGTTCTTCATCCGTACCCTGGATGTTACCGGTGAGATCACTCTCCCAGCTGACAAGGAAATGGTTATGCCTGGCGACAACGTTGAGATCAACGTTAAGCTCATTACCCCAGTGGCAATGAACGAGGCTCTTCAGTTCGCTATCCGTGAAGGTGGCCGTACTGTAGGTGCTGGACAGGTAATCAAGATTGTAGAGTAATAACTCCGCATATATAGTCAGGTTTCCCTCTGGGAGCCTGACTTTCATAGGGGAATAGAACAAGGGTAGTTCAGCGGTCTCCAAAACCGTCGATGTGGGTTCGAATCCTGCTTCCCCTGCCAAAATATCAAAGGTTACGATTTGGTAATGTTTAACAGATGCCGCGCTAGCTTCCAACAAGCGGTGTCCATTAAAAAAAAAGATGAGAAAGTTCATTAACTATTGTAAAGAGTCATTCGTCGAGCTCACCAAGAAGGTGACATGGCCGTCATGGGATAAGCTGCAGAGTTCTGCGCTTCTCGTCATGATCGCTACAGTCATCCTCGCAGCTGCGCTCTTCGTGATTGACTTCACTTTCGAGCATCTCATGAAGATAATCTACACTCTGTAATTTATCATTACCATGGGCGAAAAGAAGTGGTATGTCCTCAGGACTGCAGGAGGCAAGGAGAAAAAGGCAAAAGACTATCTTGAAAAAGAGATAGAAAGAGGTAACCTACAGGATCAGGTATCGCAGGTGCTGGTACCGGTCGAAAAGAAGTACACCGTAAAGAACGGAAAGAGAGTTTCAGTTGAGAAGCTCCTCTTCCCGGGCTATGTGCTTATTGAGGCCGAACTGAGTGCTGAACTCCAGTACATCATCCGCAATCTTGTTCCTGGCATGTCCGGTTTCCTTACTGAGAAAGCCGGAGACTCCAAGAACCCTAACGAGCGAATCGCTGTCCCTCTTAGGGATGACGAGGTGCGCAGAATTCTCGGCCAGCAGGACGAGGAGGCTGTAAGCGTAGGAGAAACCGAAGTCGACTATAAGGTCGGCGACGCAGTACGCATAACGGATGGACCTTTCAGCGGCTTCGATGGTACAGTGGACGAGATTGTCGACGACAGAAGCAAGATAAAGGTAATAGTTATGATCTTCGGCAGAAAGACTCTGCTCGAGCTCAACTTTAATCAAGTAACTAAAGAGTAAATTAAATCATGGCAAAAGAAGTTTCCGGATTCATTAAGCTTCAGATCAAAGGTGGAGCAGCGAATCCTGCGCCTCCAGTTGGACCGGCACTCGGTTCAAAGGGATTGAATATAATGGACTTCTGCAAGCAGTTCAATGCCGCCACTCAGGCTCAGGCAGGAAAGGTGCTTCCAGTTGTTATCACAGTATATTCAGACAAGTCCTTCTCGTTCGAGGTTAAGCAGCCGCCGGTAGCCGTTTCCCTCAAGGAAGCAGCAAAGATCTCAAAAGGATCAGGCGAGCCTAACAGAACTAAGGTGGCTACCGTTACCTGGGATCAGGTACGCGCTATCGCAGAAGGCAAGATGCCGGACCTCAACGCATTCACACTCAAGTCTGCAATGTCAATGGTAGCCGGCACAGCAAGAAGTATGGGTATCAAAGTAACGGGTGAATTCCCTGCTGATCTTTAAAAACAACATGCATCATGGCAAAACTTACTAAAAACCAGAAGGCCGTCATAGCAAAATATGATCCTTCAAAGCTTTATGAGATTTCTGAGGCATGTTCTATCCTCAAAGAGATCACCTACACCAAGTTCGATGCATCTGTAGAGCTCTCAGTCAACCTCGGCGTTGACCCTCGCAAGGCAAACCAGATGGTACGTGGCGTCGTTACCCTTCCTAACGGAACCGGTAAAGAGACACGTGTCCTCGTGCTCTGTACTCCTGACAAGGAGAACGAGGCCAAGGAGGCAGGTGCTGACTATGTAGGTCTTGACGAGTACATCGAGAAGATCAAGGGTGGCTGGACAGATGTAGACGTTATCATCTGTACTCCGTCTGTGATGGGCAAGGTTGGTCCTATCGGCCGTATCCTTGGTCCACGCGGCCTCATGCCAAACCCTAAGACAGGTACCGTAACTATGGAAATCGGCAACGCAGTAAAGGAAGTCAAGAGCGGTAAGATCGACTTCAAGGTTGACAAGACCGGTATCGTTCACTGCGCAGTCGGCAAGGCATCATTCTCAGCTGAGAAGATTTATGAGAACGTCAAGGCTGTCCTTTCAGCTATCGCTAAGCTGAAACCACAGGCACTTAAGGGAACCTACATGAAGAGCGCTTCAGTGTGCACTACCATGAGCCCGGGTGTGAAGCTTGATGTCAAAGGATTCGTCGCTGAATAATAAATGTAGAAAATTATGAAGAAAGAACTTAAAGCCCAGATTATCGAACAGATAGCAGCGCAGCTCAAGGAGACTCCTAATTTCTACATTACCGACATCTCCGGTCTCAACGCTGAACAGACCACCAAGCTCCGTCGTGAGTGCTTCGATTCTAAGATCAAGCTTACAGTTGTAAAGAACACCCTTTTCGAGCATGTTATCAAGAACATGGAGAATGAGGAGATCAAGCTCCTTATCCCTACTCTCAAGGGCAACTCTGCAATCATGTACACGGAGGCAGCCAACGCTCCTGCAAAACTCATCAAGAAGCTCCAGAAAGACGGCATGCCTAAGCCGGAGCTCAAGTCAGCCTATGTACAGGATTGTGCATTCATCGGCGCAGACAAACTTGAAGAGCTTGCATCTATCAAATCTAAGGAAGAGCTTATCGGAGACATCATCACTCTCCTCCAGAGCCCGGCACGCAACGTCATCTCTGCTCTCCAGAATGCTGGCGGCAGCACTGTTGCAGGTCTCGTCAAGACTCTCTCCGAAAAATCAGAATAATATTAACAATTTTAAATACAAACAATTATTATGGCAGACGTAAAAGCACTCGCAGAAGAGTTGGTTAACCTTACTGTGAAAGATGTTCAGGAACTTGCAAAGGTTCTCAAAGAAGAATATGGTATCGAGCCTGCAGCCGCTGCAGTAGCAGTAGCAGCCGGTCCTGCAGCTGAGGCCGCTGGCCCAGCAGAGCAGACTGAGTTCGATGTAATTCTCAAGTCAGCTGGTCAGGCTAAGCTTGGTGTTATCAAGGTTGTCAAGGATGTCCTCGCCCTCGGTCTTAAGGAGGCAAAGGACCTCGTAGACAAGGCCCCTGACGCTGTTTTGAAAGAGAAAGTATCCAAGGCTGAAGCAGAGCAGATCAAAGCTGCCCTCGAAGAGGCTGGTGCAGAGGTTGAGGTTAAATAACTTCCCCTCTCCCTTTATTGGGAACAAAATCAGGTTTAGAGCCGGAATTTAGGCTCTAAACCTTTTTGTCGTATTTAAAGTTTTTCTCATTTCAAAGGCAGATTATGTCAAAAAAGACTAACAATAAACGAATAAACTTCGCAACTTCAAAAATCCTGGAGTACCCGGATCTTCTGGAGGTGCAGCTCAAGTCGTTCAGAGACTTTTTCCAGCTTGACACCGCCCCAGAAGAAAGAGGGAAAGAGGGCCTTTATCAGGTCTTCCAGGAGATTTTCCCGATCGAGGATACGAGGAACAGCTATAAGCTCGAGTTCATCGATTATTTCATCGATCCCCCACAGTATTCGATTGAAGAGTGTCTTGAGAGAGGACTTACCTACAATGTTCCTCTGAAGGCAAAACTCCGCCTTTCATGTAGCGATCCGGACCACGAGGATTTCGATACACGAGTTCAGGACGTATACCTGGGTAACATCCCGTATATGACTCCTGCCGGTACTTTCGTAATCAACGGCTCGGAGCGTATCATCGTATCACAGCTCCACAGATCCCCTGGCGTATTCTTCGACCAGAGCCTCCATGCCAATGGTACCAAGCTCTACTCTGCCAGGATCATTCCGTTCAAGGGCTCATGGATCGAGTTTGCAACTGACATCAACAATGTCATGTATGCATACATCGACCGTAAGAAGAAACTTCCTGTAACTACCCTCCTAAGGGCCATCGGCTACGACTCAGATAAGGATATCATCGATATCTTCGGTCTCGCCGAAGAAATTGAAGCCACGCCAGAAAACCTTCAGGCAAACATGGGCAGGAAATTCGCAGCCAAGGTTCTCAAGACCTGGAACGAAGACTTCGTGGATGAGGATACGGGTGAGGTAATCCCTATCGAGCGTACCATGCCTGTTGTAGAAAGAGGCAAGGTTATCGACGAGGAGACTATCCAGAAACTTGCAGATGCTGACGTAAAGACCATCCTTCTCCAGAAGGACGAGACCAACGACAACGAGTACGCCATCATCTACAACTCCCTGCAGAAAGACCCGACAAATACAGAGAAAGAAGCAGTCAACTACATCTACAAACAGCTCCGTAACTCGGAACCGCCTGATGAGGCTACTGCAAGAGATGTCATCGACAAGCTCTTCTTCTCTGAAAAGAGATACGACCTCGGCAACGTCGGCCGATTCAGACTCAACAAGAAGCTCGGTCTCGATACCGACCCTTCAGTAAGAGTGCTTACCAATACCGACATCATCGAGATCATCAAGTATCTCATCGAACTTATAAACTCTAAGGCTACAGTGGATGATATCGACCACTTGAGCAACAGACGTGTAAGAACCGTAGGCGAGCAGCTCGCCAACCAGTTCAGCGTAGGTCTCTCAAGAATGGCAAGGACCATCCGCGAAAGACTGAATGTAAGGGACAGCGAGCAGTTCAACCCAATTGACCTGATCAACTCCAAGACCCTCTCTTCAGTCATCAACTCATTCTTCGGAACGAGCCAGCTCAGCCAGTTCATGGACCAGACCAACCCTCTGGCAGAGATCACCCACAAGAGGCGTCTTTCAGCCCTCGGTCCGGGAGGTCTTTCACGAGACAGGGCCGGATTCGAGGTTCGAGACGTGCACTACACTCATTACGGCCGTCTCTGCCCTATCGAGTCTCCGGAAGGTCCGAACATCGGTCTTATCTCATCTCTCTGCGTGTACGCGAAGATCGACGAACTCGGTTTCATCGAGACTCCGTACCGCAAGGTAGAGAACGGTAAGGTCGACCTCAGCAACGAAGGCTGGGGCTTCATGAGCGCCGAAGAAGAGGAGGGCAAACTTGTTTCCCTCGCCAATGTCAAGATGGACGACGATGGCAATATCCTGGAAGACAGGATCCAGTGCCGTCTCGAAGCCGACTTCCCTGTCGTTACCAAAGAG
Encoded proteins:
- a CDS encoding preprotein translocase subunit SecE, which produces MRKFINYCKESFVELTKKVTWPSWDKLQSSALLVMIATVILAAALFVIDFTFEHLMKIIYTL
- a CDS encoding transcription antitermination protein nusG translates to MGEKKWYVLRTAGGKEKKAKDYLEKEIERGNLQDQVSQVLVPVEKKYTVKNGKRVSVEKLLFPGYVLIEAELSAELQYIIRNLVPGMSGFLTEKAGDSKNPNERIAVPLRDDEVRRILGQQDEEAVSVGETEVDYKVGDAVRITDGPFSGFDGTVDEIVDDRSKIKVIVMIFGRKTLLELNFNQVTKE
- a CDS encoding LSU ribosomal protein L11P, giving the protein MAKEVSGFIKLQIKGGAANPAPPVGPALGSKGLNIMDFCKQFNAATQAQAGKVLPVVITVYSDKSFSFEVKQPPVAVSLKEAAKISKGSGEPNRTKVATVTWDQVRAIAEGKMPDLNAFTLKSAMSMVAGTARSMGIKVTGEFPADL
- a CDS encoding LSU ribosomal protein L1P gives rise to the protein MAKLTKNQKAVIAKYDPSKLYEISEACSILKEITYTKFDASVELSVNLGVDPRKANQMVRGVVTLPNGTGKETRVLVLCTPDKENEAKEAGADYVGLDEYIEKIKGGWTDVDVIICTPSVMGKVGPIGRILGPRGLMPNPKTGTVTMEIGNAVKEVKSGKIDFKVDKTGIVHCAVGKASFSAEKIYENVKAVLSAIAKLKPQALKGTYMKSASVCTTMSPGVKLDVKGFVAE
- a CDS encoding large subunit ribosomal protein L10, with product MKKELKAQIIEQIAAQLKETPNFYITDISGLNAEQTTKLRRECFDSKIKLTVVKNTLFEHVIKNMENEEIKLLIPTLKGNSAIMYTEAANAPAKLIKKLQKDGMPKPELKSAYVQDCAFIGADKLEELASIKSKEELIGDIITLLQSPARNVISALQNAGGSTVAGLVKTLSEKSE
- a CDS encoding large subunit ribosomal protein L7/L12, which gives rise to MADVKALAEELVNLTVKDVQELAKVLKEEYGIEPAAAAVAVAAGPAAEAAGPAEQTEFDVILKSAGQAKLGVIKVVKDVLALGLKEAKDLVDKAPDAVLKEKVSKAEAEQIKAALEEAGAEVEVK